Genomic DNA from Oncorhynchus gorbuscha isolate QuinsamMale2020 ecotype Even-year unplaced genomic scaffold, OgorEven_v1.0 Un_scaffold_1464, whole genome shotgun sequence:
CAAGCCCCTCCCATCTGATGCCTATCGCTCCAGGCAGGTTTGATCAGACGCTCCACGTATTTGAAGGCAAACGATACTATTTAAACCCAGTGTTGCTGCACACACTACAGAGCTAACTAAACAGCTTTAGATCTGAGTTAAGCTATAGGTTAGTAATATCAGCCCCAAACCATGCAGGGAACAGCTGAACCACTAGGTCCACATCTCAGACAGTTACCAGTTCATAGTATCACTCACAGACCATCACAGCTGAAAACAGGCCCAGCACATCTCAGACAGGTACCAGTTCATAGTATCACTCACAGACCATCACAGCTGAAAACAGGCCCAGCACATCTCAGACAGGTACCAGTTCATAGGATCACTCACAGACCATCACAGCTGAGAACAGGCCCAGCACATCTCAGACAGGTACCAGTTCATAGGATCACTCACAGACCATCACAGCTGAGAACAGGCCCAGCACATCTCAGACAGGTACCAGTTCATAGTATCACTCACAGACCATCACAGCTGAAAACAAGCCCAGCACATCTCAGACAGGTACCAGTTCATAGGATCACTCACAGACCATCACAGCTGAGAACAGGCCCAGCACATCTCAGACAGGTACCAGTTCATAGGATCACTCACAGACCATCACAGCTGAGAACAGGCCCAGCACATCTCAGACAGGTACCAGTTCATAGGATCACTCACAGACCATCACAGCTGAGAACAGGCCCAGCACATCTCAGCACAGCATCAAAGCTGTTCTCTGCTGTGGAATCTACAGATGGGTATACAGATCCAGCGTTCATGATGCACTGCTAGCTTGAAAGCCCGTTCGGACTGTGTATACAGCGCTGTGTGATAGATGGCGACCATCGTCTCGGGGGGACGAATCAGGGCCCTCGCAGCTTGACCCCAGGGCGGCGTGCTGCCGGAGAGAGTTATGGAAGCTGTGCCGGCCGGCCATGTTTGTCTGTTTGTGTTGAATGGTGTGACTGGAAAATTACTGCAGTTGCTATGTTGAATATGAACATTtttaagagggagggagggaggttagtCTCTTGTTGAAAAGGGGCTTGGTGAAGTACGAGCGGTTGGCTAGTCTCTTGTTGAAAGGGGGCTTGGTGAAGTACGAGCGGTTGGCTAGTCTCTTGTTGAAGTACGAGCAGATGGCTAGTCTCTTGTTGAAAGGGGGCTTGGTGAAGTACGAGCGGTTGGCTAGTCTCTTGTTGAAGTACGAGCAGATGGCTAGTCTCTTGTTGAAAGGGGGCTTGGTGAAGTACGAGCGGTTGGCTAGTCTCTTGTTGAAAGGGGGCTTGGTGAAGTACGAGCGGATGGCTAGTCTCTTGTTGAAGTACGAGCGGATGGCTAGTCTCTTGTTGAAAGGGGGCTTGGTGAAGTACGAGCGGATGGCTAGTCTCTTGTTGAAAGGGGGCTTGGTGAAGTACGAGCGGTTGGCTAGTCTCTTGAAAGGGGGCTTGGTGAAGTACGAGCGGTTGGCTAGTCTCTTGTTGAAAGGGGGCTTGTGAAGTACGAGCGGTTGGCTAGTCTCTTGTTAAAAGGGGGCTTGGTGAATTACGAGCGGATGGCTAGTCTCTTGTTGAAAGGGGGCTTGGTGAATTACGAGCGGATGGCTAGTCTCTTGTTGAAAGGGGGCTTGGTGAAGTACGAGCGGTTGGCTAGTCTCTTGTTGAAAGGGGGCTTGGTGAAGTACGAGCGGTTGGCTAGTCTCTTGTTGAAAGGGGGCTTGGTGAAGTACGAGCGGTTGGCTAGTCTCTTGTTGAAAGGGGGCTTGGTGAAGTACGAGCGGTTGGCTAGTCTCTTGTTGAAAGGGGGCTTGGTGAAGTACGAGCAGTTGGCTAGTCTCTTGTTAAAAGGGGGCTTGGTGAAGTACGAGCGGTTGGCTAGTCTCTTGTTGAAAGGGGGCTTGGTGAAGTATGAGCGGTTGGCTAGTCTCTTGTTGAAGGGAGGCTTGGTGAAGTACGAGTGGTTGGCTAGTCTTTTGTTGAAGGGGGGCTTGGTGAAGTACGAGCGGTTGGCTAGTCTCTTGTTGAAGGGGGCTTGGTGAAGTACGAGCGGTTGGCTAGTCTATTGTTGAAGGGGGCTTGGTGAAGTACGAGCGGTTGGCTAGTCTCTTGTTGAAGGGGGCTTGGTGTCTTAATCCAGAGCAGTGTTGGCTAGTCTATTGTTGAAGGGGCTTGGTGAAGTCTCAAGCGGTTGGCTAGTCTCTTGTTGAAGGGGGCTTGGTGAAGTATGAGCGGTTGGCTAGTCTCTTGTTGAAGGGGGCTTCTGTGTCGAGCGGTTGGCTAGTCTCTTGTTGAAGGGGGCTGGTCCAGTAGCATCGGTTGGTTATTTGGTTTGTTGTCTTAATCCAGAGCAGTGTCCATGTAAGTCAGTTCAGCTGCTCTGTAGTCTCAAACAGTCTCCCACCAACCCATTAACCCTCAaacacactgtgtctgtctctctctcgccctgtctgtgtctgtgcctgtgtctgtgtgctgcATGGCCAGGTCTGCTCCAGTTAGCATCATCACTGTAATAGGATTTATTAATCTTTCAGCACCAGGTCTTGGCGCTCGTTGTTTTGGGTTGTGCTGTAACCCTCTTGGTTGATGTTCATCATCCCTCCTCATCCGCTGTCATCCAGACTTTATTGGTTTGGTTTTCTGCTGCATGGCctgttctctatgtgtgtgtggtttatctCTGTcttttgctgtctctctctctcttttctgtctctctctctcttttctgtctctctgtctgtctgtctgtctgtctgtctgtctgtctgtctgtctgtctgtctgtctgtctgtctgtctgtctgtctgtctgtctgtctgtctgtctgtctgtctgtctgtctgtctgtctgtctgtctggctggctggctggctggctggctggctggctgtggctggctggctggctggctggctggaagaTGCCAGTAGTCCGTGAAGAGGAGAGATTCTGTATAATAATCCCTCTGTAGTTGTTGAGGAGTTTGTGTCAGTCAGTCATATCAGATGACACACTATGGTGAAATGCTTTGTTTGATTGATAACATGTGTCTCTATTGTAATGGAAAGATAATGTCACAGAAGAAGTGTTGCTGATTGCATGGTCTACTCCTATTCTAACCAATATGCTACATCATTGTTCCCAGCTGATGCAGATGTTCAGTAATACTGCACACCTCAACCTAGAGGGACATTTAAACGTGTAGCAAAGGGAGACAGAGTTGCCAAATTGAAAATAACCTGACTGAGAAATATTTATTTGTACAtttcagcagacgctcttatccagagctttgTTTACAAACCATTTCCTGTGCATTTGAATGTCCAGAGGCATCTACCTGAAATCAGGCAGGGGTTTGGTGACCCCCCTGTCTCTCAGCCAGCTCTACATTCCTGAGCCCGGCCCAGTCAGGAAGTGAGCGGCAGACCCAGCAGGCCAGATTACCTCCATCCTGACACaagttgtgtcccaaatgtcaccctattcatTACATAGTGCACATtatttttaccagggcccatagtgcactatgtagtgaatagggtaccatgtgggacacagtcctgtctctgtACAGTACCTCAGTCTGTCTACTGTATTAAAATGTGTTCTACAGTTCCTCATTCAGTCACAGTCCTGCATCTGTACAGTACCTCAGTCTGTCTACTGTATTAGAATGTG
This window encodes:
- the LOC124022873 gene encoding repetitive proline-rich cell wall protein 2-like, producing the protein PFNKRLANRSYFTKPPFNKRLANHSYFTKPPFNKRLANRSYFTKPPFNKRLANRSYFTKPPFNKRLANCSYFTKPPFNKRLANRSYFTKPPFNKRLANRSYFTKPPFNKRLANRSYFTKPPFNKRLANRSYFTKPPFNKRLAIRSQPLVLHKPPFNKRLANRSYFTKPPFKRLANRSYFTKPPFNKRLAIRSYFTKPPFNKRLAIRSYFNKRLAIRSYFTKPPFNKRLANRSYFTKPPFNKRLAICSYFNKRLANRSYFTKPPFNKRLAICSYFNKRLANRSYFTKPPFNKRLANRSYFTKPLFNKRLTSLPPS